CGCTGAATCCAGGCTTAAGATCTTAAGAAGTTTGTAGTATGTTTATTAGGGTGTAAGATATTTATTATGAAGACATATTTTGTGTTGGTTGGTTAAAAAAGTTGAGGCAGTGTTTTTTGTAATAGCTATCACTGTCATGTATTGGAACTATGTAAGTTATAGTTAGTGGTTAATTAAGTAGGTTGGATGGCAATGGAAGTCATGAAAAAGACTGGTAATTTGTATTGAAGCAGCGGTGTATATTAAGAAATGGTTGTTATTACTCTTATTGAATGGTATCTCAATAGTTATTATATAGTAAAGTTTCTATTGAAAATTTTTTTAGGTGGCATCGTGTGGCATAACTTTTATTGTGATTAAGGTTAAAAAGGCATGTTTGAAAACATATTGTAAAGATGAAACATATATCAAAGATTAAAACATATATGTAAATATAAAACTTATAAAATTGTCATATGAGGAGTTAAATATAATTACAACATATGTAACTGTTTGGTACTGCATTTCCAATTTGAACATATGTAACAAAAGTGCTAAATTGAAGTATAGCTAAGATGATAGATTACTTCTGTTCAACATTCATAACCTGAAACAGAATGCAGAAGTTGAATTATAAATCTTATAATTTAGTCAACCTATTGAATTGAATGTAACAATGTAGACACCCATAGAAAGTTAAATGATGTATTTACCATTTAAACGTTTGCGAAGACTTCTTTGTAGACAACATTTGTTGTTGTAGACTTTGGTTTTTTATCATCATCATGCACCAAAATTTTGATCCCTTTTTTGGTTGTTACCCTTGAAATGGCCACATATAGTTGgccatggctaaaaagatcctttgGTATATAAAGTCCTACCCAATCTAGTGATTGTCCTTGCGATTTATTGATGGTCATTGCATAGGAAACAATGATTGGAAATTGTCTTCTATTCAATTTGAAAGGCCAAGGTGACTGTGATGGAGACATATCCATTCTTGGTATATAGGTTATTTTTCCATGGCCTTTACCACCCATAATTTTTGCTTCCAAAACATGGTTTTCCATTTTTGTGACTATCAATCTAGTCCCATTACATAAACCCTCGGATTGATCAATATTTCTCATAAGCATTATCGGGGTTCCAACCTTTAATGTTATGATATGACTGGGCAATCCAGATGTTCGTAGGGAACTCAAAAACTCAGGCGTAAGAACTGCCATAATGCCGTTATCATGAATTTCGGAACGATCAACAGAATTAGAACTGTAATATTCTTTGGATTCCCCTATAGAGAAAATAgaacataaatatataattatagtcAGTTGAAATGTAGAAATTAATTATGTAAGGAGTAAAATAATACCTGGCATCATGTTTAGAACATGATTATTAATTTGTTCAACAACTTCAATTGTTGATGCTAATATAGCCCGACTCTTCAAGTAATCGAAAGATGTAAAGTTATCCAAGAAAGCAGGGTATGTACTGTTAACAATGGCAACAATGGGATCATCAAACTGTTCTATCAAGATTTCACGCGGAATATCAATTTCAGCATCACCATCGTTAGGCTCAGAAAGTCGGCCTTCTCCCAATTTTAAAAGCCATTTCGAAAATTGatcaatttctttcttttcttcatcagtTCTGCCTCCCTTCAATCGCATGTTTTTGGTTAAAGTCAAAACCTGACATGAGTGCCATATATACGACGCATTTATAGTAGCATGAACAATATCGGATCTACTACCCCTAGGAATAACAGGCAAGATTTGTCTGAAATCTCCACCAAATACTACCACCTTTCCACCAAAAATTAGTGTAGAATTGCTACCGGTACTCATAACATCCTTTAAGGTTTTGTCAAGTGCTTCAAAACAAAATTTGCTTGCCATAGGGGCTTCATCCCAAATGATCAAATCGGTTTCTCGAAGTAATTGTCCGTACTCATCATTATATTCAATTTTGCACGTCGAGTTTTCCAATGTGGGCACAGGCAATTTAAACTTAGAATGAGCTGTTCTGCCCCCAGGCAACAACAATGATGCTATTCCACTTGAAGCTACTGTTAAAACAATCCGATGTTTAGAACGCAACGCAGTCGCAAGTGTTTTCCACATGTATGTTTTACCGGTGCCTCCGTAACCATGTAAGAAAAATACACCCCCCTTTTGTTTGTTAACAGCAAACATTATCTTGTCAAAAATATTCCTTTGTTCATCTTAAAGAACATAAGATTGAATTAGGAAGCCATAGGTATATCTTAAATTTATTTCAAATGTAATGTTAAATTATAATCGAAAATACCTGTTAGAGCACTGAAAAGTTTATCGAATTCAGACTTCATAAGATCGACGTCATAATTTCTTTCTTCGTAGATCAATCGATTTCCCAATTGTTGCAGTACATACTCATCTGGATATGGGATAGGCTTGAAATCTTTAAGACTCCTGCGATTTGCTTGCAGCAATTTTTCGATTTCAATTAATTTCAAAGTCTTTGTTTGTTCCTCTGTCAGCACCAAAGCTGCATAAAAGAACCATTCATTAATATATTGTATGCAGATTTTATTGAATAACAGTATTGAGAAACTAATATCATGCACCTTTGTTTGATGCCAAAATTCTTTGGGCGTGCAAGATTCCATCCGATAGCAGTTCCCATGTTTTGTTCCACACATATGCGGGTCTGTTTACAGTCCCAGAAAGAAGCATAACAATAAATAATTTGCGCAAGAAATGTCCAGATCCCCATTGGCTGGCCTCTTTAATAGCACCTATATATTCTCGATCATCTTCCAGAAATCCCATTGCGAAGCATGCGTCCCTAAATGAGTCGTATTGTTTCTCTCCGATCTTGCGAATGTCTTCATAAGTTTTTGGTCCTCTCACAACGGTTAGCATCATCCTCAGATAATAGAGTTCCCCGGTGGTTGGTGGAACCCAAATGAGCCTTCCAATTGTAAAACCTTTTTTCCTTGGTTTCCATGAGCGTGTTTTTTTCACATATACAAACTTAGAAACAAATTGGCCATATGTCAACTGTGTTGCATCTTCAAACTGAGCATTTGCAAGTAACCACGAAGTAAACATGGATTCTGTTATACTTGCTTTTTCTAAAACATTttccattctttcaaaatcagtGTAGTACAACGGCTTTTCACCGATTAGATGATAGAACATACGCTCAACAGCGGGTTTCCTTCCATGAATCTTGTAAGAAAAAAGCCGCCAACATGCTTCAGCTGGTGATACGTATCTACAATCAAGGTATTCTTTAATTTCATCAATTACCTTCTCACTATTATTGGATGAAGTTCGTGATCGCGAAACAGATGCTGTGATTCGATCGTATCCCTTGTGTATATACTTGAACAGGTATTTGATAGAGGTGCTCTGGTTACACCACTCCATGTTGATGTGAGCTTGATATTTAAGGAGTAACCTGGTATTATACGGAACGACGGACCTGTTGTCCAAGGTAATACCATTTTTAACAACAGTAAAAGTCTGTGAACTTCTCCTGTAAACTGGATAACCTTCATGATCAACAATGGTAGTTTCATTGAACTTTTTAGGGAAAAACTTAGAACATTTACCATGTTTCATGCATGGACATTTTGGTCGTGCAAGACCACatggtccatgcatcatttgtgTCTTAACTAAATGGTACAACCTAGGATGCAGTTGTGGATCGGGGATTTCCGCTGAAATTATGTTGTCAATATCTGGTGGAGTGGGATACTTGCTTAGTGGATGTAAAAATAGGAGAATATGAGCATGTGGCAATCCCCTTTTTTGGAATTCTATAGTGTAGATGTCTGAAAACCAATAAAGCAGTTGAATATTAGATGAATGTTTATACATTGCGAAGTTGTAGTCTTTAAAAAAAAGATATCAAAAGGATTAATAAACTTACAGGCCAGGACTTTTCCAAGAACATGCCGCTTTGTTAAATCAACCATTAGCTCGTCAAACTTCATTTTGAAGACCTTTGAAACTATGTCGGGGCGACCAGTTGGGTTTAAATTCCTCATGGATAGGTGACGTGTAATCTCAGGCCATTTAGGATTGCAggtaaaagttaaaaataaatcaGGGAAGCCAATAGCACTAGAAATAGCCATTCCATCGAAATACAATTGATCCATGTATCTCTTGCTGCCTACAAATGAGGATGGTAAGACAATTCTTCTCCCAGTTTTAGAATGTGGTTGTTGTGTGGTGCTTTCAGATTGTTCACTAAGCTTGGTATATTTCCCAACTCTTAGCTTGGATTGATTTTTTCTCAGCCAGTTAAGTCGTTCTGATTCCATCATTGTATATCCATCGACTAAAAACTGTTGAAATAGTCTCCTTGAATGAAAAAGTGTCCTTGCCTCATTTTTGCGTTCATGCAATCGGAAACATAACCAATCTTTGATTGTTTGACGATTTTGCTTTGTCACTTCCTTTTCATGTTTATACTTGTGCAGTATATTATCCCTGTATCCATCTTCTCCATATGCAAATATCATTGGATATTGATAGGCTAGATAGGCTGAATGAAACTCATCTATCCTTTGTAGATGACCGTCACGGTGTTGAACAATAATGTCTCTCTTAGATGCGGTGTCGACATCACCCACAATAAGAGCAGCAACCTCTGATACGGTTGGATGGTTATAGACACGACCATCTGAAGATCGTTCTGAAATAAGTTTCAGTTTGATATCTTGGAAACCTGTTTGTTTAATCATATCCCTTGCCATTCTAAAAGCTTTGGCATGAGGATTATATTCATCTAACATCAACTTCAACTTAGTAACAATAGACCTGTCAACATTCTTGCTGTCCCTATCATGATAAATATACGATGTTAATCTCTAAAAAGAAAGTGCAATGCAAAGAAAACTAATGAGAGAAGGAAATGGACAAACTTGAAACATTTGATTCTGTTGTCAATTTCATTGTCCGTATCAAATATATACAGTTGAGCATATTTTGGTATTTCTCCTTGTTCAGGAAGCAAGCTGCCGATTCGGTGGCAAGTTTGTCCATGCAATCTTAATGTTGGAGGACCTCCGCCTTCATTGATGGAAGTGTCAAACTTCATTCCAGGGGATGTAAATGAAAACATTGCGTTGTAGGTTCGTATGTTGTTTTGGAAATTGTTTGCATCTTTCATATTGGGATCAAAGAGAAGAGTGTTAAGAAGTGGTGGTGGTGTTACCAATAATGGGACAACAATCTTGCCTCCCTTACAGCATAAACCGAAATTTGGGATTGTTGTATGTCTTGACTTCCCTTTACGTTCCTGATACCACATATAGGCATCACAGTGTTTGCACTCCCATACAGGATCTCCAATATCAGAGTATACTATATTTGTCAAATAGGGTAACTTGTTAATAAAAACTGGCAGATTATACAAATTAACTTGAACAATATAAGGATAGGTGTGGAAAAAAAAAATACCTTCATCATGGCAATTTACTAAAGGAACCGCGGGTTGATCTTGATCTCCATCTGAATCAGAATTGGCATCCATAGCATTGTCCTCCTCAGATTGGCTGGAAGAATTGTCGCTTGAGTAATCAGCAGCAGCCAATGTTGTATAAAACTGAGAATGTGCGGCACGGGACTGCATTATTTTCGGTGTTGTGTGGAGATTGGTATTGGCATTTACAGTAGCTTTATGAGTAGGAGTGGTTTTATTGAAGCTGTTTATAAGATTTTGTCTAAGTGGAAGAGTAAAGAATGGTGTCTTTGCATTGTTTCTGTTTTTCAAGTGACGGCTAGAAGAAGCTGTATGACAGGATTTCGATCCATTTGTCTGTAAAGGTGCATGTTCCGTGGATGACATCGTTGGAATGGGAGTAGTTGATTGAATTTGACTGAAATATGGGGATACATTTTCCTTATTGGCATAGTCAAATGGAAGGATGTTTCCTATGTGAGGGGTAGTTGATACAGGAAATTGGTGTTGGGTTGAGGTAGGTGGTGTAGTGTTAATATTTTGGTACGTTAGCAAATTTGGAAGGGGTGTGAGATGTTGATGAGACGATTGAGAGGAACTAACAATGCCAGAGATGTTTTTCTTTGTGTTCAAGGTGAGTCTTCTTCTTTTCCTAGCCAGGAAAGCTGGGGTTTGTTCATTGGTAAAATGTGGAGGTTCCATTTAATCCCAAAAAGCTGTTTGTTTCTATTGCATAGATTGTCTCCAACTGGCAATGAAAATCAGCAGAAGATATTTGTTTCTATTGCATAGTTGTTGAACATAGTTGAAGCCAAGGGTTTGTTTAACTTGGAATGATGAAAGATGAAAATATTTCAGTTTGTGTGTTGTTTTGAGTTTTGGCGGTTTATTGAAAGAATGAAagatgaaatttaaatttttgaaaacaaagttatTTGGTTTGTGGGGTAGAGAGGCGGGCAAACCAAAAAGAAATTCTACAGTTGACATTTTAAAGGTGGCATTTGGAATAAGGAAAAAGTGTGACAGCAACATTTGGAAAAAGATAAAAAAGGTACAAACTCTCTGCATAAAAGAAGTACCTATAATGAAATAGAGTATTGTGGGGCCAGGATCTATTAGTTATAAGTGGCTATTAGACTAAAGAAAGCTGCATTGGGAACACAAAGAGTACATACACTCATGAGCTTTGGTATATGCAGTACCGATTAGGGTGAGAAGTACGGAAATTTGGTGAGGGGCCGGGTAAACAGGCTGTAGAGTTGCATTTGTTGACGTGTACCTTTGGAGaagtaataaaaaaatgattatcTACATTGTAGTGTGATATAATATGCAAAATCTTGGGTATCCAgataaaaaatcatatatttattaTCACACTGTATAGTTTAATTGAAAAAGAGTATTACTATTGACTTATTAGATTGAAGTGTGTAACACCAGAAAAAGAGAAGTGGAAATAATATGCTAAATTGTGGGTATCAACCTAAAAAAGGATATATTTATTATCAGattgttttgtttaattgaaaaagAGTATTACTATTGGCTTATTAGATTAAAGTGTGTAACACCGGGAAAAGAGAAGTGGAATTACTTGAATTATTTTATTCAGATTAAAAGTAATGTTATTGACTTATTAGATAAAGTTGAAAAAAATCTATGAAATAGTTATTCTATCTTCTTGAGAACCTTGATGAAATTAGATGGATATTATAATCAGCAACATAAGCAAGTAGCAAGACGTTCAATATTTGTTTACAATAATAAGAAAACACATATGAGAACATGGATTTTGTAAAAACAATAATTCATTATAACTGAAATTAAATGGACATTATAAAGAGCAGAATGAGATAGATGCTGGTTATAGGGAAGTGGTAATAAAGATTATAAATTAGTTCTACAACAATAAGCAAGATGTTTAATATTTCAAAACCATTGTCTAGACTGAAAAGTAGTCATGTGTTTTGTGGAAACTGAAAACATCAGAAGAGGTTACTTAATCATATTACAAAAGAAGTTCAATCCAAAAGATTCATGGACCACAATCTAATTCTCCAGCttgatatgttttttcatttttgttgaAGACTGTTGTCCTTCAGATGTCTGAGATGAAAGAGTAATAATATCTTGTGATTCATGTGGAGCAATCCGTTTGGCAGCTGAAGTGGGTGTAAGCGGTTCCGGCAATGTATTAGACGTAATATCGGTTTCCTGATAAGAAGAAGTTTCCACACAAATGTATACATATTAAAGAACGGACTCTTATAAATATTATGAAAACAAAACATCTTTGGAATGGTTAATACCGGAATGATGTCCCAATCGTCCAACCGGGAAGCTTCAGCAACACTCTCATTGTTcttaaataatataaaagaaaaaagagtgattttttcaaacaaataagAATTAAACATAAATGagaaatctataatataaaaagGCTATGTTAAACACACCTGTGTTAGAGTAGGAGTGTTCATCATCTGTGAATCAGGCTAATAAAGAAAAGTCAAATGTTAGAAGTGTATACATTTACAATGTTTATATTTGTACATTATAAAGCAGCATAACACACGTACCAATTCCTGGCCAAATGAACGTAGTATATCCCTTTTAACAATGTCATCCTCAAGTATAGACATAACAGATCCATTTTCCCAGTCAGGTTGCCATTTGACTTTGAAAACCATGGTCTTTCCAACTAATGCATCAAGTGCCACAGGAAAATCAAGAGGGTCGGTAACGCCAGCCTTTGATAACAAATAAACAAATGAGTAAAGAGTTTCAGAAAGATAGGCTGAATGAATTAAAAATCACAGTATAAAATGGTATGATAAAACCTCAATCAAGTCAGTGCGCATCTGAGCAGCAGTGACCTTCAAAAGTTGAAAAGCTTCACGGTCCCATATTACAAAGGTAGCTTTTGTTCCAGCATTAAAAacctcaattaaaattttatacctGTTTTACATTGAGATGGTGAGTATACAGTCctggaagaaaatgaagaagtcataGAAGCGGTATCATGTCACCTGTAAATTGCAGTCTCTGTTTTGTGGCCAAGCAGACATTCATAAGGTGGTAGCAATCCTTTGGCTGTCCTAGGACACTCATGACATGCTTGGTAATACCATCCACCTTGAGCAGCTTTCAGTTTGGTGATGGTTGCCACGGTCACGCATTGAGCCAGCTGTAATTGAAACGATAGATACAGAAACAACTTTGGTCATGTAAAAGGAATATTAATGAGATACAAAGTAGTCAATACCTCCTTGAGTTTTACAATATCAGCCAAAGTATGTACAGTTGCCTTATACATAAGCTTATCATAAGGAGTGTGCTGAGAAGAACTTGAGTATTGTGACATAGTTTGGGACTGCAAACTCAAAGCCTGGCTTGAAGAATCTGATTCAGTGTACTTTGGAAGgctaaaaaaaagataaaaagaaatcAAGCATACAGGATTTTGATGAAAATCATACTGGAGAAATGGGAGATAAAAAGAAACCTTCCAATAAAATCTTTTATCTCAGGTAAGTCAGCATTGAGATGCAACTTTGTAACGTTGAAAGTGTTTGAAACAGACAATGGATACAATCCTAATGTTGAAATGGAAGAATAAAGTTAGTTAGATGATTgtaaatatacaaataaatagTATGGTAAATATGTTGTAAATGTATAAGAAAGTGAGACCTTCTTCCTTGACTTTTGCATATTGCAAAACAATTATGATTGGAGTAGTATCCTTTCTTGTCTTACTGAAATCATGGAATTGCACTGCATATCCTTCCCACAAAGTGCAATTCAAAATGTTGTCCCTAAAAACAAAGACAAGAATATTAGAATGTTGGTATGACAAATTTGAAAAGATTAGTAGGAAGTAGAATAATCGGCATTCTTACGACAAATCTTTCAAACATATATTCATCTGTTGTTTCTTCCCCCCTTGTTGAAGTTGTGTATAACCAATTTCTGTGACCATTCCAATGACATctgaaaaaaaaatcacaaaatacaatataataagaAATATGTTGAGCACATCAAGTAAATGAAGTTTAGCTTTTCATACCTATTAGTACATCCTTTTTCCAATTCCCAGACATGAGATCAGTAAAAGAAGTGAATTTAAGTGGCTTTGCAGGAATATCATGTTTATTCTTGTCTGTAACAGATGTACCACCAGTAAATGTCAACATAAACTTGTGATCTGAAGGCTTGAAAAGTAAATCATTCAGAGAGACTTGGAAG
The Vicia villosa cultivar HV-30 ecotype Madison, WI linkage group LG6, Vvil1.0, whole genome shotgun sequence genome window above contains:
- the LOC131615017 gene encoding uncharacterized protein LOC131615017, yielding MEPPHFTNEQTPAFLARKRRRLTLNTKKNISGIVSSSQSSHQHLTPLPNLLTYQNINTTPPTSTQHQFPVSTTPHIGNILPFDYANKENVSPYFSQIQSTTPIPTMSSTEHAPLQTNGSKSCHTASSSRHLKNRNNAKTPFFTLPLRQNLINSFNKTTPTHKATVNANTNLHTTPKIMQSRAAHSQFYTTLAAADYSSDNSSSQSEEDNAMDANSDSDGDQDQPAVPLVNCHDEVYSDIGDPVWECKHCDAYMWYQERKGKSRHTTIPNFGLCCKGGKIVVPLLVTPPPLLNTLLFDPNMKDANNFQNNIRTYNAMFSFTSPGMKFDTSINEGGGPPTLRLHGQTCHRIGSLLPEQGEIPKYAQLYIFDTDNEIDNRIKCFKDSKNVDRSIVTKLKLMLDEYNPHAKAFRMARDMIKQTGFQDIKLKLISERSSDGRVYNHPTVSEVAALIVGDVDTASKRDIIVQHRDGHLQRIDEFHSAYLAYQYPMIFAYGEDGYRDNILHKYKHEKEVTKQNRQTIKDWLCFRLHERKNEARTLFHSRRLFQQFLVDGYTMMESERLNWLRKNQSKLRVGKYTKLSEQSESTTQQPHSKTGRRIVLPSSFVGSKRYMDQLYFDGMAISSAIGFPDLFLTFTCNPKWPEITRHLSMRNLNPTGRPDIVSKVFKMKFDELMVDLTKRHVLGKVLAYIYTIEFQKRGLPHAHILLFLHPLSKYPTPPDIDNIISAEIPDPQLHPRLYHLVKTQMMHGPCGLARPKCPCMKHGKCSKFFPKKFNETTIVDHEGYPVYRRSSQTFTVVKNGITLDNRSVVPYNTRLLLKYQAHINMEWCNQSTSIKYLFKYIHKGYDRITASVSRSRTSSNNSEKVIDEIKEYLDCRYVSPAEACWRLFSYKIHGRKPAVERMFYHLIGEKPLYYTDFERMENVLEKASITESMFTSWLLANAQFEDATQLTYGQFVSKFVYVKKTRSWKPRKKGFTIGRLIWVPPTTGELYYLRMMLTVVRGPKTYEDIRKIGEKQYDSFRDACFAMGFLEDDREYIGAIKEASQWGSGHFLRKLFIVMLLSGTVNRPAYVWNKTWELLSDGILHAQRILASNKALVLTEEQTKTLKLIEIEKLLQANRRSLKDFKPIPYPDEYVLQQLGNRLIYEERNYDVDLMKSEFDKLFNEQRNIFDKIMFAVNKQKGGVFFLHGYGGTGKTYMWKTLATALRSKHRIVLTVASSGIASLLLPGGRTAHSKFKLPVPTLENSTCKIEYNDEYGQLLRETDLIIWDEAPMASKFCFEALDKTLKDVMSTGSNSTLIFGGKVVVFGGDFRQILPVIPRGSRSDIVHATINASYIWHSCQVLTLTKNMRLKGGRTDEEKKEIDQFSKWLLKLGEGRLSEPNDGDAEIDIPREILIEQFDDPIVAIVNSTYPAFLDNFTSFDYLKSRAILASTIEVVEQINNHVLNMMPGESKEYYSSNSVDRSEIHDNGIMAVLTPEFLSSLRTSGLPSHIITLKVGTPIMLMRNIDQSEGLCNGTRLIVTKMENHVLEAKIMGGKGHGKITYIPRMDMSPSQSPWPFKLNRRQFPIIVSYAMTINKSQGQSLDWVGLYIPKDLFSHGQLYVAISRVTTKKGIKILVHDDDKKPKSTTTNVVYKEVFANV
- the LOC131615018 gene encoding uncharacterized protein LOC131615018; this encodes MLDVIWNNRNNAIWNNETDAALALGTQAFRRWQDWYLAQDWKESGNSDHPPLVWEPPGTGWLKCNVDAGFNNNREALALKEAIQGAIANHLDKVIFESDALKVVQAIHSHHCGNSEFSVLILSIQNLLQIYSNFEVKFVKLQANMVAHSLAKAASFWSRRSYFNIFMARPFELVKNIDDTKELWKLAVRIHHRWTVVNKNKEHFELVVVDKDLGICIFHVSVIFVVSANPVLHPLVGCDIHVKVPHPFKQAYDALLTVDNTYTISNFQVSLNDLLFKPSDHKFMLTFTGGTSVTDKNKHDIPAKPLKFTSFTDLMSGNWKKDVLIDVIGMVTEIGYTQLQQGGKKQQMNICLKDLSDNILNCTLWEGYAVQFHDFSKTRKDTTPIIIVLQYAKVKEEGLYPLSVSNTFNVTKLHLNADLPEIKDFIGSLPKYTESDSSSQALSLQSQTMSQYSSSSQHTPYDKLMYKATVHTLADIVKLKELAQCVTVATITKLKAAQGGWYYQACHECPRTAKGLLPPYECLLGHKTETAIYRYKILIEVFNAGTKATFVIWDREAFQLLKVTAAQMRTDLIEAGVTDPLDFPVALDALVGKTMVFKVKWQPDWENGSVMSILEDDIVKRDILRSFGQELPDSQMMNTPTLTQNNESVAEASRLDDWDIIPETDITSNTLPEPLTPTSAAKRIAPHESQDIITLSSQTSEGQQSSTKMKKHIKLEN